One genomic region from Nocardioides plantarum encodes:
- a CDS encoding dihydrodipicolinate reductase, with amino-acid sequence MSIPAQRKRVVVWGTGVVGSMVVAEILDDHPVFELVGVGVSNPAKVGKDAGELAGLDVTTGVLATDSVEELVALRPDALVHYGPTAQFADENIRVMSAFLRAGIDVCSTAMTPWVWPTMTQNPAAWIDPITEACAAGGASCFTTGVDPGFANDLFPMTLMGLCGRVESVRASELVDYTDYEGDYEDEMGIGRPPEFTPLLEIPDLLVMAWGATVPMMAAAVGIELDDITTTWEKWVTPEDRTTVKGVVEAGNVAAIRFTINGVYRGREVIVLEHVNRIGLDAAPDWPTGSADDVYRVEIVGSPSITQETAFRITDGSGRAPAVAGCLATGLRALNAVPAVNDLPAGWVTALDLPLVPGVGTIR; translated from the coding sequence ATGAGCATCCCCGCGCAGAGGAAGCGGGTCGTCGTCTGGGGCACCGGCGTCGTCGGGTCGATGGTCGTCGCCGAGATCCTGGACGACCATCCCGTGTTCGAGCTGGTCGGCGTCGGCGTCAGCAACCCCGCCAAGGTCGGCAAGGACGCCGGCGAGCTGGCCGGGCTCGACGTCACCACCGGCGTGCTCGCGACCGACTCGGTCGAGGAGCTCGTCGCGCTGCGGCCCGACGCGCTGGTGCACTACGGTCCGACGGCGCAGTTCGCCGACGAGAACATCCGGGTGATGAGCGCGTTCCTGCGCGCCGGCATCGACGTCTGCTCGACCGCGATGACCCCGTGGGTCTGGCCGACGATGACGCAGAACCCGGCGGCATGGATCGACCCGATCACCGAGGCCTGCGCCGCGGGTGGCGCGAGCTGCTTCACCACCGGCGTCGACCCCGGCTTCGCCAACGACCTGTTCCCGATGACCCTGATGGGGCTGTGCGGCCGGGTCGAGTCGGTGCGGGCCAGCGAGCTCGTCGACTACACCGACTACGAGGGCGACTACGAGGACGAGATGGGCATCGGCCGCCCGCCGGAGTTCACGCCGCTGCTCGAGATCCCCGACCTGCTGGTCATGGCGTGGGGTGCGACGGTGCCGATGATGGCCGCGGCCGTCGGCATCGAGCTCGACGACATCACCACCACCTGGGAGAAGTGGGTGACCCCCGAGGACCGCACGACCGTCAAGGGCGTCGTCGAGGCCGGCAACGTCGCCGCGATCCGCTTCACCATCAACGGCGTCTACCGCGGCCGTGAGGTGATCGTGCTCGAGCACGTCAACCGGATCGGTCTCGACGCCGCCCCCGACTGGCCCACCGGCAGCGCCGACGACGTCTACCGCGTCGAGATCGTCGGCTCGCCGTCGATCACCCAGGAGACGGCGTTCCGCATCACCGACGGGAGCGGGCGTGCCCCGGCCGTCGCCGGCTGTCTGGCCACCGGCCTGCGCGCGCTCAACGCCGTGCCCGCCGTCAACGACCTGCCGGCCGGCTGGGTGACCGCCCTCGACCTGCCGCTGGTGCCGGGGGTCGGCACCATCCGCTAG
- a CDS encoding nitroreductase family deazaflavin-dependent oxidoreductase codes for MPDLTPEQRARRQKALAAPAAAKVIKWMARGQVKVFRLTNGRIGSRWRIGAGFRKPVPTLLLDHVGRKSGTPYTTPLLYLADGPDLVVVGSQGGLPKDPQWVGNLQAHPDTTVHLRGERARPVRARVAEPDERTALWPRLVALYADFETYQATTDRVIPVVVLEPR; via the coding sequence GTGCCCGACCTGACTCCCGAGCAGCGTGCGAGGCGCCAGAAGGCGCTGGCCGCCCCGGCTGCCGCGAAGGTCATCAAGTGGATGGCGCGTGGGCAGGTGAAGGTCTTCCGGCTCACCAACGGCCGGATCGGTTCGAGGTGGCGCATCGGGGCCGGCTTCCGCAAGCCCGTGCCGACGCTGCTGCTCGACCACGTGGGGCGCAAGAGCGGGACGCCGTACACGACGCCGCTGCTCTACCTCGCCGACGGCCCCGACCTCGTCGTCGTCGGCTCGCAGGGTGGGTTGCCGAAGGACCCGCAGTGGGTCGGCAACCTGCAGGCCCACCCCGACACCACGGTCCACCTGCGCGGCGAGAGGGCCCGTCCGGTGCGCGCCCGGGTCGCCGAGCCCGACGAGCGAACGGCGCTGTGGCCACGCCTCGTCGCGCTGTACGCCGACTTCGAGACCTACCAGGCGACGACCGACCGGGTCATCCCCGTGGTGGTGCTCGAACCGCGGTGA
- a CDS encoding SDR family oxidoreductase, with product MSTTAAAHLTPVADAYEPLPLLKGKVVVLSGVGPGLGRSLGEEAAKMGADLVLVSRTRKRLEKMAEVVRSYGTRALVVPTDITDEDARRALVEASLAEFGRVDCLINNAFGIPPMDPISTLGLEALRAANETNVFAPLRLTSLFADALAATHGSVIMLNSAVQFSSQPEYAGYKLSKGALAHLAHSLATELGPRGIRVNSVAPSYIYEDVNKGYFDWLASEAGVTHDDVYAEKAAPTDLQRLASPEEVARATLFLASDLASAVSGQTLTVDCGEFHS from the coding sequence TTGAGCACTACCGCCGCCGCGCACCTGACCCCGGTCGCCGACGCCTACGAGCCGCTGCCGCTGCTGAAGGGCAAGGTCGTCGTGCTGTCGGGGGTCGGGCCCGGCCTGGGCCGCTCGCTCGGCGAGGAGGCGGCCAAGATGGGTGCCGACCTGGTGCTGGTCAGCCGGACCCGGAAGCGCCTGGAGAAGATGGCGGAGGTCGTGCGCTCCTACGGGACCCGCGCGCTCGTCGTCCCCACCGACATCACCGACGAGGACGCGCGCCGGGCCCTGGTCGAGGCGTCGCTGGCCGAGTTCGGTCGGGTCGACTGCCTGATCAACAACGCCTTCGGCATCCCGCCGATGGACCCGATCAGCACCCTCGGGCTCGAGGCCCTGCGCGCCGCCAACGAGACCAACGTCTTCGCCCCGCTGCGACTCACCTCCCTGTTCGCCGACGCCCTAGCGGCGACGCACGGCTCGGTGATCATGCTCAACAGCGCGGTGCAGTTCAGCAGCCAGCCCGAGTACGCCGGCTACAAGCTCTCCAAGGGCGCGCTCGCCCACCTCGCCCACTCGCTGGCCACCGAGCTCGGCCCGCGGGGCATCCGCGTCAACAGCGTCGCCCCGTCCTACATCTACGAGGACGTCAACAAGGGCTACTTCGACTGGCTCGCCTCCGAGGCCGGTGTCACCCACGACGACGTCTACGCCGAGAAGGCCGCACCGACCGACCTCCAGCGGCTCGCCTCGCCCGAGGAGGTCGCCCGCGCGACGCTCTTCCTGGCCTCCGACCTCGCCTCGGCCGTCAGCGGGCAGACGCTGACGGTCGACTGCGGCGAGTTCCACAGCTGA
- a CDS encoding nuclear transport factor 2 family protein translates to MDLQEISDRMEITEVITRYTRAIDSGDWDKLDTVFTDDAQIDYTESGGINAPYAEVKPWLAEMLPAFFPQRMHTIGQVEITFDGADEAAVCAYFDNPMPLDDGHGGTRIVEVGGMYHHDVVRTPYGWRSRRLHEQVVWKRGL, encoded by the coding sequence GTGGACCTCCAGGAGATCAGCGACCGCATGGAGATCACCGAGGTGATCACCCGCTACACCCGGGCCATCGACTCCGGCGACTGGGACAAGCTCGACACCGTCTTCACCGACGACGCCCAGATCGACTACACCGAGTCCGGCGGCATCAACGCGCCGTACGCCGAGGTCAAGCCGTGGCTGGCCGAGATGCTGCCGGCGTTCTTCCCCCAGCGGATGCACACCATCGGCCAGGTCGAGATCACGTTCGACGGCGCCGACGAGGCCGCCGTCTGCGCCTACTTCGACAACCCGATGCCGCTCGACGACGGCCACGGTGGCACCAGGATCGTCGAGGTGGGCGGCATGTACCACCACGACGTCGTGCGGACGCCGTACGGTTGGCGCAGTCGCCGGCTGCACGAGCAGGTCGTCTGGAAGCGTGGTCTGTAG
- a CDS encoding TIGR03619 family F420-dependent LLM class oxidoreductase: MRFSYAEAMTQAGYYAPLAQAAEAAGYTSMTVADSLIYPKDSDSKYPYTDTGDREFLDGKEFIETMILCAHLFAVTTTLRLTPFVLKLPVRPPVLVAKQASSLAFLSGNRLGLGVGISPWPEDFANLGVDWARRGKRMDECMDILRGLTTGEFFSYDGEFYEVDELKQCPGATERIPLLVGGHVDAALRRAVRKGDGWMHAGGDGEELDRLLVRLAEIREEEGDTRDDFEVHVISYDAYTLDGVKRLEDKGVTDCIVGFRVPYIKGPDTEPLETKIKHLEQYAENIIARA, from the coding sequence GTGAGGTTCTCCTACGCCGAGGCGATGACCCAGGCCGGCTACTACGCACCGCTCGCGCAGGCGGCCGAGGCCGCGGGCTACACGTCGATGACGGTGGCCGACTCGCTGATCTACCCCAAGGACTCGGACTCCAAGTACCCCTACACCGACACCGGCGACCGGGAGTTCCTCGACGGCAAGGAGTTCATCGAGACCATGATCCTCTGCGCGCACCTGTTCGCGGTGACCACGACGCTGCGCCTGACGCCGTTCGTGCTCAAGCTGCCCGTGCGTCCTCCCGTGCTGGTCGCCAAGCAGGCCTCGTCGCTGGCGTTCCTGTCCGGCAACCGACTCGGTCTCGGCGTCGGCATCTCGCCGTGGCCCGAGGACTTCGCCAACCTCGGCGTCGACTGGGCCAGGCGCGGCAAGCGGATGGACGAGTGCATGGACATCCTGCGCGGCCTCACGACCGGTGAGTTCTTCTCCTACGACGGCGAGTTCTACGAGGTCGACGAGCTCAAGCAGTGCCCCGGCGCCACCGAGAGGATCCCGCTGCTGGTGGGCGGTCACGTGGACGCCGCGCTGCGCCGCGCCGTACGCAAGGGCGACGGCTGGATGCACGCCGGCGGCGACGGCGAGGAGCTCGACCGGCTGCTCGTCCGGCTCGCCGAGATCCGCGAGGAGGAGGGCGACACCCGTGACGACTTCGAGGTCCACGTGATCTCCTACGACGCCTACACCCTCGACGGGGTCAAGCGGCTGGAGGACAAGGGCGTCACCGACTGCATCGTCGGCTTCCGGGTGCCCTACATCAAGGGCCCCGACACCGAGCCGCTCGAGACCAAGATCAAGCACCTCGAGCAGTACGCCGAGAACATCATCGCGAGGGCCTGA
- a CDS encoding sulfotransferase family protein: MTDNVMTRERPDVGSYDDIVAAAQRTTGLTDFGGTAHEEGLRVLADDLASPEAGLTPRGNYFHRSEVKSALVGVLLTHAAFQRFPQHAEVPIERPIFVMGLPRTGTTALHRLLHADPSAQGLEMWLTQYPQPRPPRDTWDDDPIFAAMQQGFAAHHVESPDYMGIHYMDATTVEECWRLLRQTGKSNSYESLARVPRYAEWLARQDWTDAYARHRRNLQLVGLNDPEKRWVLKNPSHMTALDALMTVYPDALVVYTHRDPVVCIASSCSLSAETTVGHSTTYDAAAIGRTQLDLWSRSYHAYHDARPAYVDEQVADVAFRDLVTDPIGTVRGIYEHFGLELTPEALAAVEEIDREQKQGGKAPSHRYDLADYGLTEDDVRKAFDR; the protein is encoded by the coding sequence ATGACCGACAACGTGATGACGCGCGAGCGTCCCGACGTCGGCTCCTACGACGACATCGTGGCCGCCGCCCAGCGCACGACCGGGCTGACCGACTTCGGCGGCACCGCCCACGAGGAGGGGCTGCGGGTGCTCGCCGACGACCTCGCCTCGCCCGAGGCCGGCCTGACGCCGCGCGGCAACTACTTCCACCGCTCCGAGGTCAAGAGCGCGCTGGTCGGGGTGCTGCTGACGCACGCGGCGTTCCAGCGCTTCCCCCAGCACGCCGAGGTGCCGATCGAGCGGCCGATCTTCGTGATGGGCCTGCCCCGCACCGGTACGACGGCCCTGCACCGACTGCTGCACGCCGACCCCTCGGCGCAGGGGCTCGAGATGTGGCTGACGCAGTACCCGCAGCCGCGGCCTCCCCGTGACACCTGGGACGACGACCCGATCTTCGCCGCGATGCAGCAGGGCTTCGCCGCGCACCACGTCGAGAGCCCCGACTACATGGGCATCCACTACATGGATGCCACCACGGTCGAGGAGTGCTGGCGGTTGCTGCGCCAGACCGGCAAGTCCAACTCCTACGAGTCGCTGGCCCGCGTGCCGCGCTACGCCGAGTGGCTCGCGCGCCAGGACTGGACCGACGCCTACGCACGGCACCGCCGGAACCTCCAGCTGGTCGGGCTCAACGACCCCGAGAAGCGCTGGGTGCTCAAGAACCCCAGCCACATGACCGCGCTCGACGCGCTGATGACCGTCTATCCCGACGCGCTCGTCGTCTACACCCACCGCGACCCGGTCGTCTGCATCGCCTCGTCGTGCTCGCTCTCCGCCGAGACCACCGTCGGCCACTCCACGACGTACGACGCCGCGGCGATCGGACGCACCCAGCTCGACCTGTGGTCGCGCAGCTACCACGCCTACCACGACGCGCGTCCGGCGTACGTCGACGAGCAGGTCGCCGACGTCGCGTTCCGGGACCTGGTGACCGACCCCATCGGCACCGTCCGCGGCATCTACGAGCACTTCGGGCTCGAGCTCACGCCCGAGGCGCTGGCCGCCGTCGAGGAGATCGACCGCGAGCAGAAGCAGGGCGGCAAGGCGCCGTCGCACCGCTACGACCTGGCCGACTACGGCCTCACCGAGGACGACGTGCGGAAGGCCTTCGACCGATGA
- a CDS encoding EamA family transporter, which produces MEDNRLRTLGITAIAPLAWGTTYLTTQELLPPDRPLFSALMRALPAGLVLLAVCRRLPRGDWWWRAALLGTCNIGLFFPLLFLGAYHLPGGLAATTQAASPLAVMGLAFVLLRERATWTRVVAALVGLSGVALLVLRSPDGVTALGLVGAFGSVLVSGLGFVMVKRWPRPDGVSMLTLVSWQLVVGGLVLLPLALVVEGAPPAIDLPALGGYLWLGTAGTILAYCCWFHGLSRMPAGAVALVGLLNPVTGTALGVVVAGEAFGWPQALGMALVLGGVVAGQHRTPPAPTPAPAPTPTDDAAVTGSTTWRASSGCATSP; this is translated from the coding sequence GTGGAAGACAACCGCCTGCGGACGCTGGGGATCACCGCGATCGCCCCGCTCGCCTGGGGCACGACCTACCTGACGACCCAGGAGCTGCTGCCGCCCGACCGTCCGCTGTTCTCGGCCCTGATGAGGGCCCTGCCGGCCGGCCTGGTGCTGCTGGCCGTCTGTCGCCGCCTGCCCCGCGGCGACTGGTGGTGGCGGGCGGCGCTCCTCGGGACCTGCAACATCGGCCTGTTCTTCCCCCTCCTCTTCCTCGGCGCCTACCACCTGCCGGGCGGACTGGCCGCGACCACGCAGGCCGCCTCGCCGCTCGCGGTGATGGGGCTGGCGTTCGTCCTCCTGCGCGAGCGTGCCACCTGGACCCGGGTCGTCGCCGCGCTCGTCGGCCTGTCCGGCGTCGCCCTGCTGGTGCTGCGCTCCCCCGACGGCGTGACCGCCCTCGGCCTGGTCGGCGCGTTCGGGTCGGTGCTCGTCTCAGGGCTGGGCTTCGTGATGGTCAAGCGCTGGCCCCGCCCGGACGGCGTCTCGATGCTGACGCTCGTCTCGTGGCAGCTCGTCGTCGGCGGGCTGGTCCTGCTGCCCCTCGCCCTGGTCGTCGAGGGGGCTCCCCCGGCGATCGACCTCCCGGCCCTGGGCGGCTACCTCTGGCTCGGCACCGCCGGCACGATCCTCGCCTACTGCTGCTGGTTCCACGGGCTCAGCCGGATGCCCGCGGGCGCGGTCGCCCTGGTCGGCCTGCTCAACCCCGTCACCGGCACCGCCCTCGGCGTCGTCGTCGCCGGCGAGGCCTTCGGCTGGCCCCAGGCGCTCGGCATGGCGCTGGTCCTCGGCGGCGTCGTCGCCGGGCAGCACCGCACGCCGCCCGCTCCCACCCCAGCACCTGCCCCCACCCCGACGGACGACGCCGCCGTGACAGGCTCCACGACGTGGAGGGCGAGTTCCGGCTGCGCGACGTCGCCCTGA
- a CDS encoding DUF1772 domain-containing protein — translation MIDALESARTPLLLAALVASGLQAGTYYTWASGVMPGLADTDDATFVSAMQHVNVAIVNPVFLASFLGAPVLAAAGVVAAGGPARPWVVAGLVLALATVAVTAAGSIPLNDALAAVDPRSDGSTLAAARETFEGPWARWNVVRTLTSTGALACLGWAISR, via the coding sequence ATGATCGATGCCCTCGAGTCCGCCCGCACCCCGCTCCTGCTCGCCGCCCTGGTCGCCAGCGGTCTGCAGGCGGGGACCTACTACACCTGGGCCAGCGGTGTGATGCCCGGCCTGGCCGACACCGACGACGCGACGTTCGTGTCGGCGATGCAGCACGTCAACGTCGCGATCGTGAACCCGGTGTTCCTGGCCAGCTTCCTCGGCGCCCCGGTGCTGGCGGCGGCGGGAGTCGTGGCCGCCGGCGGGCCGGCGCGGCCATGGGTGGTCGCCGGGCTGGTGCTGGCCCTCGCGACGGTGGCGGTCACCGCGGCCGGCAGCATCCCGCTCAACGACGCCCTCGCCGCGGTGGACCCGCGCTCCGACGGGTCGACGCTCGCCGCAGCGCGTGAGACGTTCGAGGGGCCGTGGGCGCGCTGGAACGTCGTACGGACCCTCACCTCGACCGGCGCACTGGCCTGCCTGGGCTGGGCGATCTCGCGCTGA
- a CDS encoding MarR family winged helix-turn-helix transcriptional regulator yields the protein MNEPEPDHVGRILEQWRVERPDLDMSPLGIIGRLHRLADRLDAELRVVFAQAGLTDGDFDVLASLRRAGAPYELTPGELGASTMITSGAVTKRVDRLIAQGYVDRYVSADDARSRRVRLTEAGVALIDDLVPRHVANEHRLLAGFTAQERAVLAGLLESWGRTLDG from the coding sequence ATGAATGAACCCGAGCCGGACCACGTCGGTCGGATCCTCGAGCAGTGGCGGGTCGAGCGTCCCGACCTCGACATGTCGCCGCTCGGCATCATCGGCCGCCTGCACCGGCTGGCCGACCGGCTCGACGCCGAGCTGCGCGTGGTCTTCGCGCAGGCCGGGCTCACCGACGGCGACTTCGACGTGCTCGCCTCCCTGCGACGCGCGGGGGCGCCGTACGAGCTGACGCCGGGGGAGCTCGGCGCCAGCACGATGATCACCTCGGGCGCGGTGACCAAGCGCGTCGACCGGCTGATCGCCCAGGGGTACGTCGACCGCTACGTCTCCGCCGACGACGCCCGGTCGCGACGGGTCCGGTTGACCGAGGCGGGCGTGGCCTTGATCGACGACCTCGTCCCTCGGCACGTGGCCAACGAGCACCGTCTCCTCGCCGGCTTCACGGCGCAGGAGAGGGCGGTGCTCGCCGGGCTGCTCGAGTCGTGGGGGCGGACGCTCGACGGCTGA
- a CDS encoding AraC family transcriptional regulator yields MDELSGLLDGPRARGAFLLRCLLDPPWSVGLRDDAPLSVTAVVRGHAWLLPAGGEPSRLEPGDLAVLRGRAGAAYAVIADDPATPVQAVIHPGQVCRTPDGRELAEEMHQGVRSWGNAAVGETVLLTGAYAVDGEVGTRLLRALPDVVVVRADEVDGPLVDLLAVETVRDAPGQQAVLDRLLDLLLIAVLRAWFARPGTRPPGWWTAQADPVVGPPLRLMQHHPEHPWTVAGLAEVAGVSRASFARRFHEQVGQPPMGFLTQWRLELAADLLLEPGSTVASVARRVGYGSPFALSAAFTRQRGESPRQWRDRGQPGPTSTVSATASNTSHQSG; encoded by the coding sequence GTGGACGAGCTCTCCGGGTTGCTCGACGGCCCGCGGGCTCGCGGCGCGTTCCTGCTGCGCTGCCTGCTCGACCCGCCGTGGTCGGTCGGCCTGCGTGACGACGCGCCGCTCTCGGTGACCGCCGTGGTCCGCGGTCACGCGTGGCTGCTGCCGGCCGGGGGCGAGCCCAGCCGGCTCGAGCCGGGCGACCTGGCGGTGCTGCGCGGTCGGGCGGGGGCGGCGTACGCCGTCATCGCCGACGACCCGGCGACGCCGGTCCAGGCGGTGATCCACCCGGGCCAGGTCTGCCGGACTCCGGACGGGCGCGAGCTCGCCGAGGAGATGCACCAGGGCGTGCGCAGCTGGGGCAACGCGGCGGTCGGCGAGACGGTGCTGCTGACCGGGGCGTACGCCGTCGACGGCGAGGTCGGCACCCGCCTGCTGCGCGCGCTGCCCGACGTCGTCGTGGTGCGCGCCGACGAGGTCGACGGCCCTCTCGTCGACCTGCTTGCCGTCGAGACGGTGCGGGACGCCCCGGGTCAGCAGGCGGTGCTCGACCGGCTGCTCGACCTGCTGCTGATCGCGGTGCTGCGGGCGTGGTTCGCCCGGCCGGGCACCCGGCCGCCGGGCTGGTGGACGGCGCAGGCCGACCCCGTCGTCGGGCCGCCGCTGAGGCTGATGCAGCACCACCCCGAGCACCCGTGGACCGTGGCCGGCCTGGCCGAGGTCGCGGGGGTGTCGCGGGCGTCGTTCGCGCGGCGGTTCCACGAGCAGGTCGGCCAGCCGCCGATGGGGTTCCTCACCCAGTGGCGCCTCGAGCTGGCCGCCGACCTGCTGCTCGAGCCGGGGTCGACGGTGGCGTCGGTGGCCCGGCGGGTGGGCTACGGCTCACCGTTCGCGCTGAGTGCGGCGTTCACCCGGCAGCGTGGCGAGTCGCCCCGGCAGTGGCGCGACCGCGGTCAGCCCGGCCCGACGTCGACGGTCTCGGCGACGGCCTCGAACACGTCGCACCAGTCGGGGTAG
- a CDS encoding MFS transporter has translation MEGEFRLRDVALTAYGPTIVSSTGHGAVMPILALRARDLGADVSTAAAIVAALGIGMLVASLPASAVVARIGERRALVYAGVLDAAAMLLGAVAGSVLLLGLSVVVSGMTWTTFLMARQGFMIEVVPLSHRARALSTLGGSHRVGVFVGPLIGAALIALGDLSTVFVFAAVAALGAAALAWTMPDLGSERRDAERERGHLGVWQVLAQHRYVLLTLGVVVVVISASRSVRTGLLPLWADHVGISATTTSLIFALAGAVDIVFFYPGGWLMDHRGRTVVAVPVVLSVAVAALLLPLATSSWSVAAVVVLIAIGNGLGSGIVMVLGADAAPADGRAQFLGGWRLCGDIGLSGGPLVVGAIALVAPLALACVVIGVLGLAGTAWTAYFVAQVDRDARAATRS, from the coding sequence GTGGAGGGCGAGTTCCGGCTGCGCGACGTCGCCCTGACGGCGTACGGCCCGACGATCGTCAGCTCGACGGGCCACGGCGCCGTGATGCCGATCCTGGCGCTGCGGGCGCGCGACCTCGGCGCCGACGTGAGCACGGCCGCGGCGATCGTCGCAGCGCTCGGCATCGGCATGCTCGTCGCGTCGCTGCCGGCCAGCGCGGTGGTGGCCCGCATCGGGGAGCGTCGCGCCCTGGTCTACGCCGGGGTCCTCGACGCCGCCGCGATGCTGCTCGGCGCGGTCGCCGGGTCGGTGCTGCTGCTGGGTCTCTCGGTCGTGGTCAGCGGGATGACGTGGACGACGTTCCTGATGGCCCGGCAGGGGTTCATGATCGAGGTCGTCCCCCTCAGCCACCGCGCCCGGGCCCTGTCGACGCTCGGCGGCTCGCACCGGGTCGGCGTGTTCGTCGGGCCGCTGATCGGCGCCGCCCTCATCGCGCTCGGCGACCTGAGCACGGTGTTCGTCTTCGCCGCCGTCGCCGCCCTCGGCGCCGCCGCGCTGGCGTGGACCATGCCCGACCTCGGCTCCGAGCGACGAGACGCCGAGCGCGAGCGCGGTCACCTCGGCGTGTGGCAGGTGCTGGCCCAGCACCGGTACGTGCTGCTGACCCTGGGGGTCGTCGTCGTGGTCATCTCGGCGTCGCGCTCGGTGCGCACCGGACTGCTGCCGTTGTGGGCCGACCACGTCGGCATCTCCGCGACCACGACCTCGCTGATCTTCGCGCTCGCCGGCGCCGTCGACATCGTGTTCTTCTACCCCGGCGGCTGGCTGATGGACCACCGCGGCCGGACGGTCGTCGCGGTCCCGGTGGTGCTCTCGGTCGCCGTCGCCGCCCTGCTGCTGCCGCTGGCCACCTCGTCCTGGTCCGTCGCGGCGGTCGTCGTGCTGATCGCGATCGGCAACGGGCTCGGCTCCGGCATCGTGATGGTGCTGGGGGCCGACGCCGCCCCGGCCGACGGGAGGGCGCAGTTCCTCGGCGGGTGGCGCCTGTGCGGCGACATCGGGCTCTCGGGCGGGCCGCTCGTGGTGGGCGCCATCGCGCTGGTCGCGCCACTGGCCCTCGCCTGCGTCGTGATCGGCGTGCTCGGGCTCGCCGGCACCGCCTGGACGGCGTACTTCGTCGCGCAGGTCGACCGCGACGCGAGAGCGGCTACGAGATCGTGA